One stretch of Arachis hypogaea cultivar Tifrunner chromosome 20, arahy.Tifrunner.gnm2.J5K5, whole genome shotgun sequence DNA includes these proteins:
- the LOC112784247 gene encoding phosphoinositide phospholipase C 2 yields MTIDYGILFYFDSFESCFALHAWPQMLEVLSFIRTLTNPVSAIKCLESIKEYVFFASEYPVIITIEDHLTKDLRDIFAEMATQFFRKVLFKPKTGFLKKFPSPKSLKNRIVISTKPPKESFEENRIKDNENSSPMQNGSDSSEEETWGKDSPDSMQNESDGDNEGDNNSCECDKKSYQ; encoded by the exons ATGACTATTGATTAtggaattcttttttattttgattcttttgaatcctgtttCGCTCTACATGCTTGGCCGCAAATGCTTGAGGTTCTGTCCTTCATAAG GACACTTACAAATCCTGTTTCAGCTATCAAATGCCTTGAATCCATAAAGGAATATGTTTTTTTTGCATCTGAGTATCCAGTGATCATAACTATAGAAGATCATTTAACAAAAGATCTTAGAGATATATTTGCAGAG ATGGCAACTCAGTTTTTTAGAAAAGTGCTTTTCAAACCTAAAACaggttttttgaaaaaatttcctTCACCAAAATCACTTAAAAATAGGATAGTTATATCCACCAAGCCTCCAAAAGAAAGCTTCGAGGAGAATCGAATCAAGGACAACGAAAACTCTTCTCCTATGCAGAATGGAAGTgattcatctgaggaagaaacatGGGGAAAGGATTCCCCAGATTCCATG CAAAATGAAAGTGATGGTGATAATGAAGGAGATAACAATTCATGTGAATGTGACAAGAAATCATACCAATAA